CTGCCCTGGAGCAAAAATTTTCTCAACTAGCCGGAGTATCGGCGGTCAGCCGGGCTTATGAGCGACCGGGGTTTGGAAACGGGATAGATAATCGGGTTTATGAAGTGGAAGGATTAGCAGAAGAAGCTACATCCAACGACCGGATATCCCGCCAGCACGTTGGATATGAGTACTTTAATTTACTGGATATTCCGTTGGTAAGTGGACGAACCTTTTCGCTCGAAAGTGGAACGGATGCTACCGATGCGGTAGTCCTGAATGAAGCTGCTGTCAAGAAATTTGGATTTACTCCCGAAACCGCTCTGGGCAAGAAGGTACGAACTTACGTGTACGAAAATGGTCAAACCTACGGTGATCTTACGGGCACGGTGATCGGCGTAGTAAAAGATTACCATAGTACTTCACTTAGGGAACGTATTGCCCCTACCGTATTTATGAGCAACGAAGAAGCCTATAGTTATTACACTCGCCACTTATTGGTAAAAGCCGATGGTTCGCCTCAACAACTCATGAGTAGTCTGGAAGGTGCTTGGAAAAATGTATTTCCCGACCGCCCGCTGGTCGCTTCGTACCTGGATACTGAATTGGAGATGCGTTATCAAGCCGAACAACGATTGGGCGATATTATGGTTACGTTTAGCGTGCTAGCCATCCTGATTGCCTGTTTAGGACTGTACGGACTAGCTTCCTATCTGGCGGAACGCCGTACTAAGGAAATGGGTATTCGTAAGACTTTAGGTGCCAGTGTACAGCAGTTGCTATTACTCTTCAATCAAGATTTTCTCCGGCTGATTGGTATTGCCTTCATCATTGCCATCCCGATTGCTTGGTACGCGATGGATCGATGGTTACAAGACTTTGCTTACCATATTTCCATTGGCCCATTAATATTTGTCGTAGCCGGATTGCTATGTTTAGGCATTGCGTTGCTTACTGTAAGTCATCAAGCTCTGCGTACCGCTCGCACAAATCCGGTAGATTCTCTACGAAATGAATAGATATGGCCTGGAGCTGGGTGCGAGGAGCTTGGGGTATACGTCGCGTCGGGTTCTAGGCATATAAAATTGTCTTGCGGTTCTCCCTAAAGAACCTTTACTTTTAAGTATGCTAAACCTACAAAGGATCCATCACGTAGCCATTATTGTCTCCAATTACGAGCGATCCAAATATTTTTATACTGAGATACTGGGGTTGGAAATTATTCTAGAAACGTATCGGGAAAAACGAGATTCATATAAGTTGGACTTGAGAGTAAGTGGAGGGGGGCAGATTGAATTGTTTTCCTTTCCTGAACCACCACCCCGTTCGTCGTATCCCGAATCTGCTGGACTACGGCATCTCGCCTTTGAAGTAGATGACGTAGAAAAGGCAAAATCACGGCTAGAAGATCAACAAATTGCCGTAGAAGAAATTCGCACTGATGAAATTACCGGAAAACGGTTCACCTTCTTAGCAGACCCCGACGGTTTACCAATTGAACTGTACGGGCGATAAAACGAAAAAGCCCAGTCTTCCGACTAGGCTTTCAAAAATACTTTTCGGAAGAAATTTACATGGCAGGTTCGCCTCCTTCTAGGGTAAAGGTACGCGATACACTGTTCATCGGGCTATCGACTAAGTTTCCTTCGCTATCTACCAGTTCAATAGAAATAGTATTTTCTCCCATTGGCATTCCCTGAATCACGTAGGGTTGCCACTGGTCTACCATAAAAGTAGTATCACTGTTGATGCTTACTTTCACCTGATTGCCACCGGGGCCGATTTCCGTATTGACTGGGTAGAAATCAAAAAGTACACTTTCAGCATCAGCTCCGCTGTAGGTCCCTTTAGGCCGACTGTAAAACAGCATCGGTTGCGATAAATCTACCTCTTCTGCCTCGCCTTCACCTACCGTAAACTGAGAAACTTTATACGCTTCGGGATTTTTTACACTCTCGTGATAGGAGCGAGACAGAAATGATAGGGCTACATAGTGACCGTCGTCCAATGCTAGTTTAAAACCTTCGGTCTGGTAAATAGCGTAGTAAGGTTCATTATTTAAGATTAAATGGACGTGCTGCCCTTTGGGCGAAGCCGCTAATGGTTTCTGATCAGCATCAGGAGTTGGCGCACCTAGTTCGTAATTCGTTACCCCGTAGGTAAATTCTACCGAGTCGCCACTAGTGAGGGTTGCCCCGTCGGTTGGGCCAGTAGCTTCCAACATAGCATCTGCGTATTCGGGCGAGGCCGGGGCGGGAGAGATGCTCAATGCAGGGGCTACTTCTTCCATCGTTTCGGTTTCGGTAGCAGCTTCTTGAGCAGATTCTCCCGAAGGGCCACAGGCGTAAAATAAGCAAGCAGAGAGAAAGGCTACGATCGTAAGAAATTGTCTTCTCATGGTCAAGTAGGTTTGTGTTAAGTTTGATATAACGCGAAGTTATCGCAAAATTTGTGTTAATTAATTTTTTAACTCGATTTACCTAAAATAAGTTATTTATGGCTGATTTGTTTGACGCTATTCCTAGCCTAGATTTACACCAATTCACCCAAGGGAATACAGCACAGAAGGCGCAATTTGTAGATCAACTCGGTGATGCTTTTCACCGGATTGGCTTTGTAGCGATTAAAAATCACGGTTTAACCGATGAGCTGACGGAGAAGCTGTACACCACCGTAAAGGAATTTTTTGCCTTACCCGAAGAAGTGAAAAAGCAGTGCGATCGTCCTGAGCTGCACGGGCAACGGGGTTATACCAGTAAAGGAAAGGAACATGCCAAGGGACGTACCACTGCCGACCTAAAAGAATTTTACCAAATTGGTCAATTTGTAGATGACGGCGATCCCATCAAAGAAAACTACCCAGACAATATCTGGCCAGAAGCAGAGGTTCCAAATATGCACTCCACTGCTAAAGAAACGTACCAAACCTTGGAAGCTGCCGGAAAGCAACTGCTACGAGCCATTGCGCTGTACTTGAACCTGGAAGAAAATTATTTTGATCAGCACGTACACAATGGCAATAGCATTTTACGAGCAATTCACTACTACCCCATCAAAAATCCGGAAGCAGTACCGGATGATGCCGTGCGGGCGGCTGAACACGGTGACATTAACTTGATTACTTTACTGATGGGAGCCAGTGCCGATGGATTACAAGTGCTTCGCCGTGATGGTGCTTGGATACCCATTACTGCTTTGCCTGATCAGATTATTGTTAATGTTGGTGATATGTTAGCCCGCTTAACCAATGATACATTAAAATCTACTATTCATCGGGTAGTGAATCCACCTCGTGAACTATTGGGTATGCCTCGCTACTCTATTCCCTTCTTTATGCACCCTCGAGCCGATATGGATTTGACCTGTCTGGACTCCTGCGTAAGTGAAGACCAG
This region of Tunicatimonas pelagia genomic DNA includes:
- the gloA2 gene encoding SMU1112c/YaeR family gloxylase I-like metalloprotein, giving the protein MLNLQRIHHVAIIVSNYERSKYFYTEILGLEIILETYREKRDSYKLDLRVSGGGQIELFSFPEPPPRSSYPESAGLRHLAFEVDDVEKAKSRLEDQQIAVEEIRTDEITGKRFTFLADPDGLPIELYGR
- a CDS encoding phosphopeptide-binding protein; translated protein: MRRQFLTIVAFLSACLFYACGPSGESAQEAATETETMEEVAPALSISPAPASPEYADAMLEATGPTDGATLTSGDSVEFTYGVTNYELGAPTPDADQKPLAASPKGQHVHLILNNEPYYAIYQTEGFKLALDDGHYVALSFLSRSYHESVKNPEAYKVSQFTVGEGEAEEVDLSQPMLFYSRPKGTYSGADAESVLFDFYPVNTEIGPGGNQVKVSINSDTTFMVDQWQPYVIQGMPMGENTISIELVDSEGNLVDSPMNSVSRTFTLEGGEPAM
- a CDS encoding isopenicillin N synthase family dioxygenase; its protein translation is MADLFDAIPSLDLHQFTQGNTAQKAQFVDQLGDAFHRIGFVAIKNHGLTDELTEKLYTTVKEFFALPEEVKKQCDRPELHGQRGYTSKGKEHAKGRTTADLKEFYQIGQFVDDGDPIKENYPDNIWPEAEVPNMHSTAKETYQTLEAAGKQLLRAIALYLNLEENYFDQHVHNGNSILRAIHYYPIKNPEAVPDDAVRAAEHGDINLITLLMGASADGLQVLRRDGAWIPITALPDQIIVNVGDMLARLTNDTLKSTIHRVVNPPRELLGMPRYSIPFFMHPRADMDLTCLDSCVSEDQPKQYEDMTAGAFLEERLREIGLKQ